A segment of the Marinobacter arenosus genome:
TCAGCAGCCGGACTACCGCCTGGACCTGCTCGAAATGCGTCCCCATGGCCGACTGTTGCGATACTCGCCCCGGCTTGGCAAGGCTGAGGTTTTGTTGGGCAACCTGCATTTCGCCAATGGCGTCGCCGTGTCGCCGGATGGCTCGTTCGTGCTGGTGAACGAAACCTGGAAATACCGAATCCTGCGCTACTGGATCCAGGGGCCCAAGGCCGGGCAGGCAGAGGTGTTTGCGGACAACCTTCCCGGGTTTCCGGACAACCTGGCGGTGGATCGGGACGGCCGGTACTGGGTGGCGTTTCCCACCCTCCGCAATTCCCAGGTGGATGCCCTGCACCGCACGCCCTGGCTCAAGGATCTCGTGGCCAAGCTGCCCGACAGCCTGAAACCGACGCCTCAGGAATATGGCCTGGTGGTCGCGTTCAATCGCGACGGCGAGGTGATCACCAGCCTGCACGATACCAAGGGCACTCACCTGCAGGAAATCACCTCAGTGAATCCGCACGATGGCTACCTATACTTTGGTTCACTTCACAACGATCGCATCGGACGGATACCGTTACGGGCCATTCCCGGTCTCGGAGACGACGAAGCATGACAGACCAAGGCGCGATTCAGTGGGATCTGCCAGATCCGTTTACCCTCGATATCACCGTGAGGGATGAAGACACGGATCGCCTGGGTCATGCCAACAATGTGGTCTATGTTCGCTGGCTCGAGGACGTGAGCTGGGCCCATATCGAGAGCCTGGGGATGACCTGGGACCTGCACGAGGCCACCGGCAAGGCCATGGCAATCACCCGCACGGAGATCGACTACCTGGCGTCCGCCAACGCCGGTGACCGGCTGATTCTCGGCACCTGGCTGACCGGTTATGACGGCCGCTTGCGTTCGTCCCGCCAATTCCAGCTGGTACGTCCGGCCGATGGCAAAACGCTGGTGCGGGCGCTGTCGACACACGCCTGTGTGAACATGAAAACCCAGCGTCCATCCCGGGCTCCCAGAGAGTTTGCCGAGATCCTCGGGGCGGCTGTCGTCGCCGGAGGTCGGGGCCTGCCCGCCGATTGAATCACCTTTGCGGGCATCTTCTGCTAGTCTGAATTGAATCCGTTGTCCGTTACCACCGTTGTCCGGAGACCACCATGGCAAACCCCAATGAACAGAGCAGTGATACCACCATGCGTCATATCAGCTATGGCCGTTTTGGTGAGCGAGATGTACTGCAGGTGACCCACTCGGACATCCCCCAGCCGGCAGCCGGTCAGGTCCTGATCCGGGTTCACGGTGCGGGCCTGAACCCCATCGACTGGAAAACCCGGAAAGGGTTGGGGTTTGCCGCGCGCCAGATCGAGAATTCCCTGCCGTGGACACCGGGCTATGATGTGGCCGGTGAGGTGGTCTCGGTCGCCGAGGACGTTACCACGCTGGCACCCGGAGACCGGGTCATGGGCATGATCGGCTTCCCCTCCGTTGGCGGGGGGTACGCGGAATACGCGGTAGCCGGTGCCGATGAACTGGCCATTGTGCCCGAAGAGCTGGACCTCGTGGTCGCCGGCGCCCTGCCGCTGGCCGCCCTCACGGCCTGGCAGGCCCTGTTCGAGGTGGCCAAGCTGGAGTCTGGTCAGAAAATCCTGATCCACGCGGGTGCGGGTGGTGTCGGGCATTTCGCCGTGCAGTTTGCGCTCGAACGGGGGGCCCACGTGGTGGCGACGGCATCCGCGTCCAATCGGGACTTCCTGGCCGAGCTGGGCGTACATGAGGTAATCGATTACCGCACGACCGATGTGGCCGAGGAGTGCTATGGCCTGGATGTCGTGCTTGACCTGGTCGGTGGCGAGGCTGGCAAGCGCTCCCTGCATACCCTGGGTGAACAGGGCGTGCTGGTCACGATCCCCACGGTCACGGCCGATGAGATCATCAGTGCGGCCGAGGAAATGGGCCTGCGTGCCCATGGCATGACCGTACGACCGGACGTTTTTCACCTGGACGAGATTGCCGAACTCATTGAAGACGGTGATGTCCGCGTCCACATTGACCAGTCTTTCCCGCTGGATCGGGTGGCCGACGCCCACGAGCTGCTCGAGGGAGGACATGTGCGTGGTAAGCTGGTGCTGGATTGTCGCTGAGGGGCCCCCTCAGCGCTTCTCTCCCTCCGGCAGGGGCAGTCGTGAACGCTCCGATGCCGCCTCGTCACTCGGGTTTGCAGCCGAGTCCGGGCTTTCCTTTTCCTTCCGCTCCTTCCGGGCCTGGGGCGGGACCAGGCTGATCAGCGTCCAGTCCTTCTCCGGCTTCAGTTCGTCCATATCCCGGACCGGCACCACGTGGCCCTTGCCGTCAAACACAAAGAGCACCAGGGCCTCGCGCTGGTATTTCTCCAGAAAGGCGTCGTAGCTGAACTCATCGCTGAGTTGAGTGGTCTTTACCGTGTAGCCCTGGCTGGCCAGGCTTGCCAGCTTGGCGTAGCTCGCACCACCGAACAGGCCGCGCGTCATCTGGATCTTTTCCGCAGTCTGGTGGCGGGCCTTCTGGTCCTGATCGCCCTCGGCGAGGGTGAAGACGCTGTTGTTTCCGAACCAGTCCAGGAAGTGGTACGTCGCCAGCGAGTTCATGTGCTTGTAGGGCGAAATGACCAGCAGGTTGCCGATGCCGGTGAGGTCCAGGTGTGTGGATGCGTGCTCGGACACCGGGTTGCCGAAATAGGTCTGCAGGTTGTCCATGCGCGCCTGACGAACATTCTCCCAGTTGGTGTCGGCGAGGGTGACCGGCACCTCGTGTTTTTTGAGCGCCAGGGCGATCATACGCGCCACCGGGTTGGCACCAAGAATCAGGAAACCGAACTCCGCCGGTTCCGCCACTTTCAGGATCCGCGCCACCGGCCGGGCGGTCAGGCTTTGGAGCGTGACGGTGGCAATGATCAGCATGAACACCAGGGGCACCAGTGTGCCGGCACTTTCATAGCCGAGTTTCTGGAGCTGGAAGGCGAACAGGGCGGAAACCGCCGCGGCAACGATACCCCGGGGCGCTATCCAGCTCAGGAACAGTTTCTCCCGCCAGTTCAGGCTGGTACCAATGGCGGACAGGAAAATACTCAAGGGGCGGGCTACCAGCATCAGGATGGCCAGAACCACCGCCAGCCCCCAGCCGAGTTCGGCAATGGCGCTGAATTCCACCCGTGCGGCCAGGATGATGAACAGCGCCGAGATCAGCAGCACGCTGAGGGATTCCTTGAATTCCAGGATGCTGTCGATGGGCACCTGCTTCATGTTGGCCATCCAGATGCCCATTACGGTGACGGTCAACAGTCCGGACTCGTGCGCCATCTCGTTGGAGAGGGCGTAGACCCCCAGCATGAAGGTGAGGGTCCCGGCGTTGTGCAGGTATTGGGGAATCCAGTGCTTGCGCAGCACCAGGCCGTTCAGGTAGCCGGCGATGGCGCCGATCAGAAAGCCGACCATCAGGGTCTTGCCGAAAATGTAGAGGGAATGGCCGAACACGTTGCCCTGACCCCAGGACACAATGCCCTCAAACACCAGAACCGCAAGCAGGGCGCCCACCGGGTCTATGATGATGCCTTCCCAGCGCAGGATGTTGGCGAGCTTGGCGTCTGGCCGCACCGACCGCAAAAGTGGTGCGATAACCGTTGGGCCGGTGACGATGGAAATGGCACCGAACAGCAGGGCGACAGGCCAGGATACGTCCAGCAGCCAGCGCACCGACAGCGTTCCGATGATGCAGGTGACAATCGAGCCCACCGGGATGAGATTGCGCACCATCTTGCCGTGACCGCGGATCTCGTCATAACGAAGGGTCAGGCTGCCCTCAAACAGAATGATGGCCACCGCCAGGGAGATGACCGGGAACAGCAGTTCCCCGAACACCGCCTCGGGTGCCAGGAAGCCCAGCAGCGGGCCAGCGGCAATACCACCGGCCAGCAGAAACAGAATGGCCGGCATTCTGACCCGCCAGGCCAACCACTGGCAGAACAGGGAGAGAACGCCGATGCTGGCAAGAAGCAGGACGGTACTGACAGGCATAGTGTGAGCAGATCCTTATGGTTTATTGATTGGCGCGCCTTGCCATACGGTTGAGCAGCCGGGAGGCCGCAAAAAATCCGAAGCTCGCGGTGACCGGACTGGCTGCCCCGAAGCCCGAGGCGCAATCAAGGCGCACCGGCCCATCGGTGGCGGGCTTTTGCAGGCACACCTCGCCGTCACCGGCAGGATACGTCAGCTGCTCCAGGGAGTATACGGCTTCGATACCGAAGCGACGCTTGGGGTTGCGGGAAAAACCATACTCCCGGCGCAACAAGTTACGAACTTTGGCCAGAAGTGGATCCTGGGTGGTCTTGCTGAGATCCGCGACCTGTATCTGGGTGGGGTCCATCTGGCCACCGGCACCGCCGGCACACACGATCGGCA
Coding sequences within it:
- a CDS encoding SMP-30/gluconolactonase/LRE family protein encodes the protein MKWLMVGVLILFLLLGSFLLTPSPIDSKAWQPPAPPPLTGPLAPNERLRLADLLARGQVYGPEDTTVSSDGVVYSGTQDGRIIRLFPDGRVETWLQTGGRPLGMVFDRNGNLIVADAWKGLLSIAPDKTVTVLAREAEGTPFRFTDDVDIAPDGRIYFTDASSRFQQPDYRLDLLEMRPHGRLLRYSPRLGKAEVLLGNLHFANGVAVSPDGSFVLVNETWKYRILRYWIQGPKAGQAEVFADNLPGFPDNLAVDRDGRYWVAFPTLRNSQVDALHRTPWLKDLVAKLPDSLKPTPQEYGLVVAFNRDGEVITSLHDTKGTHLQEITSVNPHDGYLYFGSLHNDRIGRIPLRAIPGLGDDEA
- a CDS encoding acyl-CoA thioesterase: MTDQGAIQWDLPDPFTLDITVRDEDTDRLGHANNVVYVRWLEDVSWAHIESLGMTWDLHEATGKAMAITRTEIDYLASANAGDRLILGTWLTGYDGRLRSSRQFQLVRPADGKTLVRALSTHACVNMKTQRPSRAPREFAEILGAAVVAGGRGLPAD
- a CDS encoding NADP-dependent oxidoreductase, with the translated sequence MANPNEQSSDTTMRHISYGRFGERDVLQVTHSDIPQPAAGQVLIRVHGAGLNPIDWKTRKGLGFAARQIENSLPWTPGYDVAGEVVSVAEDVTTLAPGDRVMGMIGFPSVGGGYAEYAVAGADELAIVPEELDLVVAGALPLAALTAWQALFEVAKLESGQKILIHAGAGGVGHFAVQFALERGAHVVATASASNRDFLAELGVHEVIDYRTTDVAEECYGLDVVLDLVGGEAGKRSLHTLGEQGVLVTIPTVTADEIISAAEEMGLRAHGMTVRPDVFHLDEIAELIEDGDVRVHIDQSFPLDRVADAHELLEGGHVRGKLVLDCR
- a CDS encoding cation:proton antiporter, translated to MPVSTVLLLASIGVLSLFCQWLAWRVRMPAILFLLAGGIAAGPLLGFLAPEAVFGELLFPVISLAVAIILFEGSLTLRYDEIRGHGKMVRNLIPVGSIVTCIIGTLSVRWLLDVSWPVALLFGAISIVTGPTVIAPLLRSVRPDAKLANILRWEGIIIDPVGALLAVLVFEGIVSWGQGNVFGHSLYIFGKTLMVGFLIGAIAGYLNGLVLRKHWIPQYLHNAGTLTFMLGVYALSNEMAHESGLLTVTVMGIWMANMKQVPIDSILEFKESLSVLLISALFIILAARVEFSAIAELGWGLAVVLAILMLVARPLSIFLSAIGTSLNWREKLFLSWIAPRGIVAAAVSALFAFQLQKLGYESAGTLVPLVFMLIIATVTLQSLTARPVARILKVAEPAEFGFLILGANPVARMIALALKKHEVPVTLADTNWENVRQARMDNLQTYFGNPVSEHASTHLDLTGIGNLLVISPYKHMNSLATYHFLDWFGNNSVFTLAEGDQDQKARHQTAEKIQMTRGLFGGASYAKLASLASQGYTVKTTQLSDEFSYDAFLEKYQREALVLFVFDGKGHVVPVRDMDELKPEKDWTLISLVPPQARKERKEKESPDSAANPSDEAASERSRLPLPEGEKR